A DNA window from bacterium contains the following coding sequences:
- a CDS encoding TPM domain-containing protein — protein MRIVYLAICFILFSVASSALEIPSRPTGYVSDFAGILSFSDRQQIETVLRSHEQSTSNQIAVAIFNSLEGESLEDFSIRLADTWKIGQQGKNNGVILLIFTEDRKIRIEVGYGLEPYLTDALSDQIIRNVIAPQFKQGKYAQGILNGVNSIMAIVGGDTTGFTPSPSQHSHKKNNGDFGIIILILVLGALIDFLRYTFYFISNRAYHNRYSVLEWFFRFSILLFILKILASSRHSGGSRSSSGGFSGGGGRFGGGGASGGW, from the coding sequence ATGAGAATTGTTTATCTTGCCATCTGTTTCATTCTTTTTTCCGTCGCCTCTTCCGCGTTAGAAATTCCCTCTCGTCCCACTGGTTATGTATCCGATTTTGCTGGCATCCTCTCTTTTAGCGACAGGCAGCAAATTGAAACTGTATTAAGGAGCCACGAGCAAAGTACATCCAATCAAATTGCTGTGGCTATTTTTAACAGCTTAGAGGGAGAAAGCCTGGAAGACTTTTCTATTCGTTTGGCCGACACCTGGAAAATTGGCCAACAAGGCAAAAACAACGGAGTGATCCTCCTCATTTTTACAGAAGATCGCAAAATACGCATTGAAGTAGGTTATGGTTTAGAACCTTATTTAACCGACGCTCTCTCCGATCAAATTATCCGTAATGTAATAGCACCTCAATTTAAACAGGGAAAATACGCCCAGGGAATTTTAAACGGCGTCAATAGTATCATGGCAATAGTAGGTGGCGATACAACCGGCTTTACACCCTCACCCTCCCAGCATTCACACAAAAAAAATAATGGCGACTTTGGCATTATTATTTTGATTTTAGTTTTAGGAGCGCTTATCGACTTTTTACGTTATACTTTTTATTTTATAAGCAACCGTGCTTATCATAATCGTTACAGTGTGCTGGAATGGTTTTTTAGATTTTCGATACTCTTGTTTATCTTAAAAATTCTAGCTTCAAGCCGTCATTCGGGAGGCTCACGCAGCAGCAGTGGTGGTTTTAGCGGAGGTGGTGGACGATTTGGTGGCGGTGGCGCTAGCGGAGGATGGTAA
- a CDS encoding TPM domain-containing protein, producing the protein MFERSKSPSFFFSKKERETIINKIKHAELKTSGEIRVHVTGKKPDDLYAYAIKLFEEMGMTATQKRNGVLIVLASKLNHFTIIGDEGINNVVPQNFWQDVVESVTPHFKQNFFAQGLCIGIEQIGNKLIQYFPYEKQDVDELSNEITYS; encoded by the coding sequence ATGTTTGAACGATCTAAAAGCCCCTCCTTCTTTTTTTCAAAAAAGGAACGGGAAACTATTATAAATAAAATTAAGCACGCCGAACTCAAAACATCGGGCGAAATTCGTGTACATGTAACAGGCAAAAAACCGGATGATCTATACGCATATGCTATAAAACTTTTTGAAGAGATGGGCATGACCGCCACACAGAAACGTAATGGCGTATTAATTGTTCTGGCGTCTAAATTGAATCACTTTACAATAATTGGGGACGAAGGCATTAATAATGTTGTCCCTCAAAATTTTTGGCAGGATGTAGTAGAAAGTGTTACACCACACTTTAAACAAAACTTTTTTGCTCAAGGTTTGTGTATTGGCATTGAGCAAATTGGCAATAAACTAATTCAGTATTTCCCATACGAAAAACAGGATGTGGATGAATTGAGTAATGAAATTACTTATTCATAG
- a CDS encoding OsmC family protein: MVNMSLEYKGDLEVKLTHGPSGTIVHTDAPVDNQGRGRNFSPTDLCSASLASCMMTIMGILAKRENWDLTGTTCSITKEMTPPPRRIARIGLEFTFLTSFAPDNRKKLENAAKTCPVSLSLHPDVVVDLKFNYKE, translated from the coding sequence ATGGTAAACATGAGTTTAGAATATAAAGGTGATTTAGAAGTAAAACTCACGCACGGCCCTTCAGGTACCATCGTGCACACCGATGCCCCAGTGGATAATCAGGGACGCGGCCGCAACTTTTCACCTACAGATCTTTGTAGCGCTTCGCTTGCCTCGTGCATGATGACCATCATGGGCATTTTGGCCAAACGTGAAAACTGGGACTTAACGGGCACCACCTGCTCCATTACAAAAGAGATGACACCTCCCCCACGCCGTATTGCTCGTATAGGGTTAGAATTTACCTTTCTCACCTCATTTGCTCCAGATAACCGTAAAAAACTGGAAAATGCCGCTAAAACTTGTCCGGTAAGTTTGTCACTCCATCCCGATGTAGTGGTAGACTTAAAATTTAATTATAAGGAATGA
- a CDS encoding Gfo/Idh/MocA family oxidoreductase — MISIALIGLGSAGRSRLKAVNENPNFQLAGIASRRSELQTITWDEVLKRDDIKAVAISTENTQHALLVKEALTHNKHVLCDYPLAFTASEASSLYQLAGEKKRILHTEHIGLLTKAHLQAKNDLQTMGVFLNGSIRFTAGWNTKLADPAYTGPLPFLALSRLVQAAELLGDLQIVKHKFICNSNTYKLKIELKVEPSGNILLFEEHRAENLPRLRRFEFTMEQGPLTMKAGVGNENLFGQDLAWFYERITHQKPCYYNESRMIKVIGQLEHIKTEA, encoded by the coding sequence ATGATTTCAATTGCCCTCATCGGCTTAGGCTCTGCTGGCCGCTCGCGACTTAAAGCTGTAAACGAAAATCCTAATTTTCAATTGGCCGGTATTGCCTCCCGTCGCTCAGAACTGCAAACCATCACTTGGGATGAAGTTTTAAAACGAGATGATATAAAAGCCGTGGCCATTTCTACCGAAAACACCCAACATGCTTTGCTGGTAAAAGAAGCTCTTACTCACAATAAACATGTTCTCTGTGATTATCCTTTAGCCTTTACAGCAAGTGAAGCCTCTTCTCTTTATCAATTAGCCGGCGAAAAGAAACGCATTCTTCATACCGAACACATTGGGCTTTTAACCAAAGCGCATCTTCAAGCCAAAAACGATCTTCAAACGATGGGTGTCTTTTTAAACGGCTCCATTCGTTTTACCGCTGGATGGAATACTAAATTGGCAGACCCTGCCTACACTGGTCCCCTCCCTTTTTTAGCACTATCCAGACTTGTTCAAGCCGCCGAACTGCTGGGAGACCTTCAAATTGTAAAGCATAAATTTATTTGTAATTCAAATACTTATAAGCTAAAAATTGAATTAAAAGTTGAACCGTCTGGCAACATCTTATTATTTGAAGAACATCGCGCCGAAAACCTCCCTCGCTTGCGTCGTTTTGAATTTACTATGGAACAAGGCCCCCTGACGATGAAAGCAGGAGTAGGCAACGAGAACTTATTTGGACAAGATTTAGCCTGGTTTTATGAGCGTATCACCCATCAAAAACCCTGCTATTATAATGAGAGTAGAATGATAAAAGTCATTGGGCAATTAGAACACATTAAGACTGAAGCATAA
- the nirD gene encoding nitrite reductase small subunit NirD: MSFDKIKICKTNDVPVKEGKAFLVGNDEIAIFRHEGHFYAIDNVCPHQGAPLAGGEVRDGVVICPFHGWQFKVSDGQNPSVPELCVKSYPVMVEGDDIWVMLQS; this comes from the coding sequence ATGAGCTTCGATAAAATAAAAATATGTAAAACAAACGATGTGCCTGTCAAGGAAGGGAAGGCTTTTTTAGTGGGTAATGACGAAATTGCTATTTTTCGTCATGAAGGCCATTTCTATGCTATTGATAATGTATGTCCGCATCAAGGGGCTCCCTTGGCAGGGGGTGAAGTGCGTGATGGGGTGGTGATTTGTCCCTTTCATGGATGGCAATTTAAGGTAAGTGATGGGCAAAATCCTAGCGTTCCTGAATTATGCGTAAAAAGTTATCCAGTGATGGTAGAGGGGGATGATATTTGGGTTATGCTTCAGTCTTAA
- a CDS encoding citrate synthase, whose translation MAKRDTLSITDNRTGKQYEIPIELGAIKAPDLRQIKTDADDFGIMSYDPAFLNTASCKSKITYLDGDKGILEYRGYPIEQLAEKSNFLEVAYLLIKGELPTKNRFRVWQEKITMHTMIHEKIKKFIEDGFLHDAHPMGILVGSMAAMSTFYPDAKNVEEESSRRLQTYRLMGKVINISAYSYRFSRGLPYVYPDNELSYTGNFLNMLFKMTEKKYKPNPVLEKALDVLFILHADHEQNCSTSAMRGVGSSRVDPFSAYSAATAALYGPLHGGANEAVLRQLKEIASVDKVPEFIRKVKAGEAKLMGFGHRVYKNYDPRAKIIKKIAYEVFDVLGKNPLLDIALEMERIALQDEYFVERKLYPNVDFYSGLIYQAMKFPMAMFPVLFAVGRTPGWIAQWREMIMDKEQKISRPRQIYIGHETRDYVAMENRE comes from the coding sequence ATGGCTAAACGTGATACTTTGAGCATTACCGACAATAGAACCGGCAAACAATACGAAATACCTATCGAATTAGGTGCTATTAAGGCGCCCGATTTACGTCAAATCAAGACCGATGCTGATGATTTTGGGATTATGAGCTATGACCCTGCCTTTTTAAATACCGCCAGCTGCAAAAGTAAAATTACCTATTTGGACGGCGATAAAGGAATTTTGGAATATCGAGGTTACCCTATTGAGCAATTGGCCGAAAAGAGCAATTTTTTGGAAGTAGCATATTTGCTTATTAAAGGGGAGCTTCCTACTAAAAATCGTTTTCGTGTATGGCAGGAAAAAATCACCATGCACACCATGATTCACGAAAAAATCAAAAAATTTATTGAAGATGGCTTTTTGCACGATGCCCATCCCATGGGAATTTTAGTGGGCTCCATGGCGGCTATGTCTACTTTTTATCCCGATGCTAAAAATGTGGAGGAGGAGTCGTCACGTCGTTTGCAAACATATCGTTTGATGGGAAAAGTGATTAACATATCGGCATATTCCTACCGTTTTAGTCGTGGTTTGCCCTATGTGTATCCCGATAACGAATTAAGCTATACCGGTAACTTTTTAAACATGCTTTTTAAAATGACCGAGAAAAAATACAAGCCTAACCCGGTATTAGAAAAAGCCTTGGATGTTCTTTTTATTCTGCATGCCGATCATGAACAAAATTGTTCAACCTCGGCTATGCGTGGCGTTGGTTCGTCTCGTGTAGATCCTTTTTCGGCTTACTCGGCAGCAACAGCAGCTCTTTATGGCCCGTTACACGGTGGTGCCAACGAAGCCGTTTTGCGCCAATTAAAGGAAATAGCCTCGGTTGATAAAGTTCCTGAATTTATCCGTAAGGTAAAAGCGGGGGAAGCTAAGCTTATGGGGTTTGGTCACCGTGTTTATAAAAATTACGACCCGCGTGCAAAAATTATCAAAAAAATTGCCTACGAAGTTTTTGATGTGTTGGGTAAAAACCCACTTTTAGATATTGCGCTGGAGATGGAGCGCATTGCCCTTCAGGATGAATATTTTGTAGAACGTAAGCTTTATCCCAATGTCGATTTTTATTCGGGTCTTATTTATCAGGCTATGAAATTTCCCATGGCTATGTTCCCGGTGTTGTTTGCTGTGGGCCGTACGCCGGGCTGGATTGCTCAATGGCGTGAAATGATTATGGACAAAGAACAAAAAATTAGTCGCCCACGTCAAATTTATATTGGGCATGAAACGCGTGATTATGTTGCTATGGAAAATCGGGAATAA
- the rodA gene encoding rod shape-determining protein RodA: MFDRRLITNFNWPLLIVVMVLSAIGLVNLFSATSSFGTDAQENYFKAQLMWTGVGILTLLVTTSIHYRFFYSSSYVLYGISIILLILVLVIGHRVSGSQSWIQILPGMRLQPSEIAKLGFILGFSRYLSSLDARRPLGFVGLLPSMVFVLVPFLLILKQGDLGSSLFFGLIYITMILVHGVKMRVVATFGILGVVLVVVAYMFFLSPYQKDRVKNFLNPELDRKGSGYHVVQAKIAVGSGEFWGKGFLKGQNHKLKFIPERHTDFIFPVLAEEWGFFGSFVVLMLFLLFLFLGLSVASHSPEKYGFFVALGICALYFWHMAINLGGVLGLMPLTGVPLPFLSYGGSNLLTNWLGFGLLLNISMRRFMFS, encoded by the coding sequence ATGTTTGATAGACGACTCATTACCAATTTTAACTGGCCACTGTTGATAGTGGTGATGGTGTTATCGGCCATTGGTTTAGTCAACTTATTTAGCGCTACTTCTAGCTTTGGTACGGATGCCCAGGAAAATTATTTTAAAGCTCAACTCATGTGGACAGGTGTGGGTATTTTAACATTACTGGTGACTACCAGTATCCATTACCGTTTTTTTTACTCTTCAAGTTATGTGTTATACGGTATTTCAATCATTCTTCTTATTTTAGTGTTGGTGATTGGTCATCGCGTGTCGGGATCGCAAAGCTGGATTCAAATTTTACCCGGTATGCGCTTGCAACCATCAGAAATTGCCAAGCTGGGTTTTATTTTAGGTTTTTCGCGTTATTTATCGTCGCTCGATGCCCGTCGACCACTGGGTTTTGTGGGTTTATTACCGTCCATGGTGTTTGTACTGGTTCCATTTTTACTTATTTTAAAACAGGGTGATTTGGGATCTAGTCTCTTCTTTGGACTTATTTATATCACGATGATTTTAGTGCATGGAGTAAAAATGCGGGTAGTGGCTACTTTTGGTATTTTGGGTGTTGTGCTTGTTGTTGTGGCCTATATGTTTTTTTTGTCGCCTTACCAAAAAGACCGCGTGAAGAATTTTTTAAATCCCGAATTGGATCGTAAAGGTTCTGGGTATCACGTGGTGCAGGCTAAAATTGCGGTGGGTTCGGGCGAGTTTTGGGGAAAAGGTTTTTTAAAGGGGCAAAACCACAAGCTTAAATTTATCCCCGAACGTCATACCGATTTTATCTTTCCGGTGCTGGCTGAAGAATGGGGTTTTTTTGGTAGTTTTGTGGTGCTGATGCTTTTTCTGCTATTTCTTTTTCTGGGTTTGTCGGTGGCATCTCATTCGCCTGAAAAATACGGCTTTTTTGTGGCTTTGGGTATTTGTGCGCTCTATTTTTGGCATATGGCCATCAATTTGGGTGGGGTTTTGGGCTTAATGCCCCTTACGGGTGTTCCTTTGCCTTTTTTAAGCTACGGTGGGTCTAATTTGCTTACCAATTGGTTGGGTTTTGGTCTTTTACTCAATATCAGCATGCGGCGTTTTATGTTCTCATAA
- the mrdA gene encoding penicillin-binding protein 2, producing the protein MAMRSQEDVVFVQRKAPFVSLAFFIFFSIVVSRLFYLQIYQGNMFKSLSDQVAMREKEIRATRGVITDRNGRVLADNRPYMEISIIRQYLKNKDKTLDSLTKIIPLKKEDILKKLDDARFEAAFTPVTIVDDAPYDWVTTLRQYEKPEYDENQGLYLEGVEVKEWQLRTYLFPELFAHALGYLKEPDKKGLEKLEAEHPGRYSQGDLMGASGVESSYDLDLRGIDGVDAQVVDARGKAVTGNQALELLEQRASIAPQQGNSLMTTLDYDTMVAAQKAVAGRRGAVVAIDPNTGEILALYSSPGYDPNRITKTIDKEYWQKINFDEDKFLLNRAIQATYPPGSIYKMVPALAGLDTGKVDLTTTFNCGGGIQFGSRFFKCWNHGGHGAVALLRGIAQSCDVYFYKVGLAVGVDKLKEYAGYFGYGHKTGIDIPFEQAGLIPSSEWKEKRFKLPWIESETLSISIGQGYDLVTPLQAARMVSFIANGGYEITPHLAKKIVDPNGEVVREISGEKGKRVIPEDHIKPIQQGMINVVHSPEGTAKRVAASPYMIAGKTGTAQVIGHDSKLAMNSRRVAHGWFVSFAPYDDPKIAVAVIIENGGSGSGAAAPVAMEVINAYLDKIIGREEMEKRKSHTGDTEASGGVEE; encoded by the coding sequence ATGGCCATGCGTTCACAAGAAGATGTTGTGTTTGTGCAAAGGAAAGCTCCTTTTGTGTCGCTAGCGTTTTTCATCTTTTTTTCCATTGTGGTGTCACGCTTGTTTTATTTGCAAATTTATCAGGGTAACATGTTTAAGTCCCTGTCCGACCAGGTGGCTATGCGTGAAAAAGAAATTAGGGCCACCCGGGGAGTTATTACCGATCGTAACGGACGCGTGTTGGCCGATAACCGCCCGTATATGGAAATCTCCATTATCCGTCAGTATCTTAAAAATAAGGATAAAACTTTAGATAGTCTCACCAAAATTATTCCGCTTAAAAAAGAAGATATTTTAAAAAAGTTAGATGATGCTCGTTTTGAAGCGGCGTTTACACCTGTTACCATTGTAGATGATGCCCCCTACGATTGGGTGACTACCCTGCGCCAATACGAAAAACCCGAATATGATGAGAATCAGGGTTTATATTTAGAAGGGGTAGAAGTAAAAGAGTGGCAATTGCGTACGTATCTGTTTCCCGAACTTTTTGCGCATGCCCTTGGCTATTTAAAAGAGCCCGATAAAAAAGGATTGGAAAAACTGGAGGCTGAACATCCTGGTCGTTATTCTCAAGGCGATTTAATGGGGGCTAGCGGTGTAGAATCATCTTACGATTTGGATTTGCGCGGTATTGATGGTGTTGATGCTCAGGTTGTAGATGCCCGTGGTAAGGCCGTTACAGGAAATCAGGCTTTAGAATTGTTGGAACAACGGGCCAGTATTGCCCCTCAGCAAGGCAATTCCCTGATGACCACCCTCGATTACGACACTATGGTAGCGGCCCAAAAGGCGGTGGCTGGAAGGAGAGGAGCCGTTGTTGCGATAGATCCAAATACGGGAGAAATATTAGCTCTCTATAGTTCCCCCGGTTATGATCCTAATCGGATTACCAAAACCATCGATAAGGAATATTGGCAAAAAATTAATTTTGATGAAGATAAATTTCTTTTAAACAGGGCTATTCAAGCAACATATCCTCCAGGTTCCATTTATAAAATGGTTCCAGCACTAGCGGGACTAGATACAGGTAAGGTTGATTTAACAACCACTTTTAATTGTGGGGGAGGCATACAGTTTGGAAGCCGATTTTTTAAATGTTGGAATCATGGTGGGCATGGTGCGGTGGCTTTGTTGCGCGGTATTGCTCAATCGTGCGATGTGTATTTTTACAAAGTGGGCTTGGCTGTAGGGGTAGACAAGCTTAAAGAATATGCTGGCTATTTTGGTTATGGGCACAAAACCGGCATTGATATCCCATTTGAACAAGCAGGGCTTATTCCTAGCAGTGAATGGAAAGAAAAGCGTTTTAAGTTACCCTGGATTGAAAGTGAAACTCTTTCTATTTCTATTGGGCAAGGATACGATTTGGTAACGCCGCTGCAGGCTGCACGCATGGTTTCGTTTATTGCTAACGGGGGTTACGAGATTACGCCTCATTTAGCAAAAAAGATTGTTGATCCCAACGGAGAAGTGGTGCGTGAAATTAGTGGAGAAAAAGGAAAACGTGTTATCCCTGAAGATCATATCAAACCTATTCAGCAGGGGATGATTAATGTGGTGCATAGCCCAGAAGGAACAGCCAAACGGGTTGCCGCCTCGCCTTACATGATTGCCGGTAAAACGGGAACGGCGCAGGTAATTGGTCACGATTCAAAATTGGCAATGAACTCACGGCGTGTGGCTCATGGTTGGTTTGTTTCATTTGCTCCTTATGATGACCCTAAAATTGCCGTGGCTGTTATTATTGAAAACGGCGGTAGCGGTTCGGGGGCAGCGGCTCCAGTGGCTATGGAAGTGATTAATGCCTATCTCGATAAAATTATAGGTCGTGAGGAAATGGAAAAACGCAAGAGTCATACAGGAGATACAGAAGCATCAGGAGGCGTGGAGGAATAA